The DNA segment CGGACGCCGCTCGGACCAGCAGGTGATGACGGGGCCGTTCGCGTACGGGCAGGGCAACTGGACCATTGAGGTGGGTGTGACCGAAGGGGCGTTCCTGACCCGGAACCTCGGCCGCCGGAGCGACCCGATCGCCCTGCCCACCGCGAGTGACCTGGAGCAGGCACTGACGGACCCTGTCTACGACGTGCGGCCCTGGGACTCGACGGCCACGCGGGGATTCCGCAACAGGCTGGAGGGCTGGAGCACCGGCCGGGGCAGTGGCTCCTGGCGCAACCACAACCGGGTGCACCGCTGGGTCGGCGGGGCCATGCTCGGTTCCGCCTCTGTCAACGACCCTGCCTTCTGGCTGCACCACGCCTTCGTCGACCTGCAGTGGTATCGCTGGCAGCGTCGACACGGGGGAGCCCGCTACCTCCCTGCCACGCCGCCGGGCCAGGGCGACGAGCAGCAGGGCCGGGTCGTGGCACGGCACGAGAAGCTGCCGCCGTGGGACGTGACGCCCGACGAACTGGAGGACGTCGGCCGGATCTACCGGTACGCCTGAAGGCGGTCACCGGTATACGGGAAGAGCCCCGGCGCTCGGGTGTGCCGGGGTTCTCGGGTCGCTGCGACGGACGTCAGCCGGCGTGGCCGCCGTTCAGGCAGGTGTTGCCGAACGCCGGGTTCAGCACGCCGATGACGTTGACGGTGCTGCCGCACACATTGACCGGCACGTGCACCGGAACCTGGACCACGTTGCCGGAGGCGCCCCCGGAGAGTGGGCCGCCACGGCGTCGGCGTCGGCGTCCGCCGCGGCCGTACCGGCCCTGCCGAGCACCACGGTCCCCGTGCCGAGAGCGACAGCGCCGACCTTCGCGATGCGGGACATCACGTTCTCCCCTGCTGATCCAGTGAGCGCGGCAGCATGACGCGTGGCCGCACGCCCCGCTCCACGCGAGGACCTCGCCGCGGTTGCGGTGCTCGTCCCGGGGTCACCCCTTGAAGGTGGCCGAACCGGACAGGCAGCCACCGGTTGAGCCATCCGGTGGACCCACCACAGGTCTCTGACCAGTGTCTTCGCAAGAAAATTACGCGGATGGGCGTTTTGACTGTCCAAAGTCGCAAACGTCACTTACGTTAACCACTGAAAGTGGCGGACCGGTAACGGTTCGTATTCACTCGGGAATCGGAGAAGTAATGCGTAAGCACCAGAAGGCCGCTGTCGTCATGGCCATGCTCGGTAGCGTCGGCTTCCTCGGCGCCGGCGTCAGCCACGCCGGTGACGGCCCGGAGTACGAGCTCAACAACAAGCAGGCCACGACCTGCGCCCAGGACAACTCCGTCCAGGGCCTCGTCAATATCGACGACATCAACGCGGGTGTCGGTGCCCTGGTGGGTCTCGGTGCCGCGGAGAACACCGAGACCAACTCGGTGGCCTGCGCCTCCAGCCTCACCCTCGACGGCTGATCACCGACAGGTGATCCAGGTGGGTCCCGGGGCTCAGGGTCGGTGTCCGAGCCCCGGGGTCGCTCGGCAGCGGGTGCGGTGGCACTCATTTCCGAAGACGCGGCGCGGCGTTTCATCTATCGACTGGCGTAAACGTCGTCTACATTAGCGACTGTAAGTGACTGATTCATCACGGATCGTGTCATTGTGAGAATGGAGCAGTAGTGCGCAAGTACCAGAAGGCCGCTGCCGTCATGGCCATGCTCGGAAGCGCCAGCTTCCTCGGCGCCGGCGTCGGCCACGCCAGCGATGGGGTGGAGGCCGAGCTCAACAACGAGCAGACCACCACTTGCGTCCAGGACAACTCGAAGCAGGGTCTCATCAACATCGACGACATCAACCTCGCGGTCGGCATCCTGGGCCTCGGCAACGCCGAGAACACCGAGACCAACTCGGTGGCCTGCGCCTCCAGCTCCGCCATCGGCGACGAGTGATCACTGCCAGGTGATCAGGGCAGGTCTCGGGGCTCGAACCAGGTGTTCGAGCCCCGGAGTCGTCCGGTCCGGGTGTCCGGAACGGCTCCGCCGCTCAGTAGCGGCAGGTCGACCGGCGAGGAAAAAGGCAGATGCTCAAGTCGAAGAAGACCGCAGCGGTGGCGGGAGTTCTCGGAGGGCTCACGCTGATCGGCGCCGGTGCTGTTCAGGGCTTCGGTGCCGATGCCCTGGGCAAGTGCGTCAAGGGCGAAGAAGGCACTGTTCGCTGCGTGCAGGTGAGTGAGCAGGAAATCATGACCGACCAGTACGGAAAGATCCACTTCGTCAACGAGTCGGAGCAGTCCTGCTCCGGTGAGAGCGCCGAGGTCTCCTGCGTCAACAGAGTTGTCCTCCCGGACGAGAAGTCCTGACGTCTCCCGTCGGCGGAGTACCGTCGTTCACGGCATCCCCCGCGTCGGCATCCCCCGCGTCGGCATCCCCCGCGTCGGACCACCTGTACAGCGGACAGTGGCCGGGACCCGGTACCGGGTCCCGGCCACTCGTCATATGTCCGTCACCGGCCTGCCGTCGTGCAGACGAGACCGGCACCCGGCGACTCCGCGGGGGCGCAGTACGGCAGGCCGTCGGTGGGGAGGCCGGTGCAGAAGCGGCCGACCAGGTCCGACGACTCCTGCCTGCGCTCGACCGTGACCAGATGGTCTGCCTCCTTGACCGTCGTGAACCACGCCGCCGGAATCGTCGCGGCGAGCTCCCGGCCCATCCGGGGGGTGCACGGGGTGTCGTATTCACCGGTGAACACGAGGGCCGGCACATCGGGGACGGGCAGGGGCTCGTAACAGCCGTGCGTCACCAGCCGTGTGTTGTGTTCGACCGCCTTCTCCAGCTCGTCCGGCGTCTGGCTCATGAACTGGTGACGCAGGAGACGTGCGACGGCCGCGTGCCTGCGGACCTGACCGGCGCCCGGGTTCGACATGAACAGCTCCACCAGACCGCCGGCCGCCGCTTCGATCTCACCTTGTTCCAGTGCCCGCGACAGACGCGGTACCGCGTCTGTGCAGACGGCGGGGAGACATATCGCGGCGCCGCAGAAGACGAGGCGACGGACGGAACCGGGATGCAGCCGCGCGAAGCGAAGGCCGACGACTTCACCGAAGCAGCCACCGAAGAGATTCACCGGCGGCACCCCGGTCTCCACCAGCATGTGCTGGACCGAGGCGGCGAGGAAATCGATCCCGTGGCGGGAGGGCGGGAAGTCCGCACTGCCGTATCCGGGAAGATCCACGGTGATCACTGTGCACAACGGTGCCAGCCATTTTTCGTGCGCCTGCCAGGAGTACCGGTCCTGGGGCGATCCGCCGGGCAACAGCAGCGGGGCCGTTCTCGGAGCACTTCGATGGACGATCCGGCACCCGTACGTGAAGCCCTCGAAAACCAGGTTCCGCTCCTCCACCTGCTCCGACGAAGGAGAAGAGGACCCGTGGCGCTGTGGTCAGTGAACCCTGGGCGGTGGTGAGGGCAGTGCGCATGGACAGCTCCGGGACAGGGAAATGATGGCGAACCAGTCCATGATTACCAGCGATGACGCCTTTACCCGTAATCACCCATCTGTGGGCGATCCAGGCAACAAGGCATATGCGACCCGCAAGGCGACAACCATCGGCGGATCCACCGCCGAGCCTGAGTGCCGGGGCTTCAGGGAGGGCGCCAGGAGCGGCGAGGGCCCCGGCGTGCGAGGCGCCGGGGCCCTGGACGTTACTGCTGATGACGCGTACGGGAGGTCAGTTCCCGTACGCGTTCTCGTGGTTCTCGCGGTGCCTGTGGCCCTGGCCGTCCTCGTTCACGCAGGTGTTGCCGAACGCCGGGTTCAGCGCACCGATGGCATTGACGGTGTTCCCGCACACGTTGACCGGCGCGTGGACCGGGGCCTGGACGAGGTTGCCCGACAGGACTCCCGGGGAGTGGGCGGCGACGCCCTGGGCGCCCGCGTCCGCCAGAGCCGTACCGGCCCCGCTCAGGGCCACAGCACCCGTGCCGAGTGCGACGCAGGCAACCTTCGCGATGCGCGACATCACGTTCTCCTTCTGATTCGATGAGCGCGGCCGCAGGGGGCGCGGCCGTGCTCCCCGTTCAACGTGAAGACGCACGACGGGTCACGGGGCCAGCCGCGGATCACCCTGGGCGAGGGTGATTTTTTTCTGGCCCCGGCCCTCGGCCATCGGCCCTTTCCGGGCAGGCGCCGGACCGGCGCGCCGTCGAGGAGGGCACGGATGCCCTCGATCGCCCGGCCGTAGTACGCGGCGTAGCCGGCGCGGGAGACATGGCCGAGGTGCGGGGTGGCCGGCAGACGCGGGGCGGTGCGCATCCGGTGGCCGGCGGGCAGCGGTTCGACGTCGAAGACGTCCCCGCCGGCACCGGCGATACGGCCTTCGCGCGGCGCGGCGAGCAGGGCGTCCTGGCCGACGATCGCCGCGCGGGAGGTGTTGACCAGGTAGGCGGTCGGCGCGCAGGTCGTTGCCCTCCTCGACGATGCCGCGCGCCAGGCCGAGGAGCAGGGCCCAGGTCGGTTCGACGGGCGGGGCGGAGGAACTGGCCGTACCGCACACGGTGACGCCGTGCGCCTCGGCGGCGGCGTAGTCGATGACCGAGTTGCGCATGCCGGAGGCGATGATCAGCCTCAGCCGCGGCAGCCGGGCGATCAGCGACCCGGGGAAGGACACCCGTTCCCGCAGTGTCACCACGGTGTCCGCGTCGGTGAAGTGACCGTCGCACGAGACCACTTCGACGTTCTTCGCGACCGGTCCCCAGCCGGCGGCCCCGGCGGCCCCGGCGGCCGCAGCCTGGCGGTCGTCCAGCACCGCACACCGCACCCGCATGCTCCTCCTCCTCCTCCTTCGCCTCCTCCTCCTCCTCCTTCGCCTCCTCCTCCTCCTCCTTCGCCGGTGGTCCGGGGTGATCAAGTTACTCCTCCTGCGGCCGGCGCCCGGTCCGGGAAGTCCTCCTCCAGGAGTGCTTTTCGGACGTTCCGCCGGGACGTGGTTCGCGAGCGGTGACCTGCCCCTATGCTTCTACATGCGTGTAGATGACGTGCGGGGTGGCCCGGATGTTTCCGGTTGCCCTGCGGGCGGCGGACAAGGGGGCGGGAGGGTGCGCGCCGGTCGGGCGGGAACGGCCCGCCGGTCGCACCCCCGGCGGTACGTCGCCCGGACCATCCAACCGTTTTCCCTGGGAGGGCTGTCGTGGCTTCGATCGACCTGGACAAAATGCTGGACAAGGCGTGGGCGGACAAGAGCCTGCCGGAGATTCTCGCCGCACCGGTCGCCGCGCTGAAGGGGGTCTCGGACCGGGACGGCGAACTCCTGCAGGAGGCGTTCGGAGTCAAGACGGTCGCCGATCTGGCCGAGCTGAAGTACGCGCGCTGGGCGCAGGCCCTGGCCGCACTCGACGCCACCGGGTAACCCTTCCGCCGGGCGGCGGGCTCCACTCCCTTCGGGGTCTGCCGCCCGGCGGAGTCGAGAACCGTACATACACATGATGGAGTGAACGCCACGACGGTGTTCAAGCGTCTGCTCGGCTCGCTCGGCGTGGGTGGGCCCACGGTGGACACGGTCCTCACCCCGGGCGCGGTGCTGCCCGGCGAGGCCCTGGCGGGCAGGTCCACCTGAGGGGCGGTGACGCCGACTGAGGGGCCACGCGTTTTCCGGACAGCTACCGTGAAGATGGCCAGGACAGTGGTGACCAGTCTTGGATGGGGGGTGCCCCTATCTGTTTCGTCAACCCCGGTGGGGTCGGCTTGTAGGGGTTGATCCTGGTTTTCGGGAACGTCCCGCGAAGCGGGATGTTCCCGGCGGATCGGGTGGCTGATAGGCAGCCCGGTGGCCGGCAAGGCCGCAGTGGCCGTGCCGGTGCGCGGGCGTGATGGGGCCTGGAGGGTAGGGGCGGTGGAGTCGTCAGGCTGCGAGGTCGACGTCGCTGGGGGTGCGTGGTTCGTAGAGGGCGCCGGTGCGGATCATCGCGTGGATGACGTTCACGCGTTGGCGGGCGAGGCGGAGGATCGCCTGGGTGTGGGTCTTGCCGCGTGCGCGCTGGCGGTCGTAGTAGGTCCGGGAGGACGGGTCGGCTTTGCAGCCGATCGCGACTCTGCTGCTCAATTCGAGGGATGGTCACGCACCGCATCTGAGAGGGGCCGGACCGCCTCCTCGCGAGGCCCGTTCCACGCGCCCCGT comes from the Streptomyces sp. KMM 9044 genome and includes:
- a CDS encoding chaplin, whose amino-acid sequence is MSRIAKVACVALGTGAVALSGAGTALADAGAQGVAAHSPGVLSGNLVQAPVHAPVNVCGNTVNAIGALNPAFGNTCVNEDGQGHRHRENHENAYGN
- a CDS encoding tyrosinase family protein, which encodes MTYVRKDAGTLTAAERRRFVKALLEVKRRGEYDEFVRMHLAYYSSDGERGLRTAHMAPSFLPWHRRFLLDLEDALRRVDPAVTLPYWDWTRDRTTTSAPWTEDLLGGDGRRSDQQVMTGPFAYGQGNWTIEVGVTEGAFLTRNLGRRSDPIALPTASDLEQALTDPVYDVRPWDSTATRGFRNRLEGWSTGRGSGSWRNHNRVHRWVGGAMLGSASVNDPAFWLHHAFVDLQWYRWQRRHGGARYLPATPPGQGDEQQGRVVARHEKLPPWDVTPDELEDVGRIYRYA
- a CDS encoding alpha/beta fold hydrolase is translated as MEERNLVFEGFTYGCRIVHRSAPRTAPLLLPGGSPQDRYSWQAHEKWLAPLCTVITVDLPGYGSADFPPSRHGIDFLAASVQHMLVETGVPPVNLFGGCFGEVVGLRFARLHPGSVRRLVFCGAAICLPAVCTDAVPRLSRALEQGEIEAAAGGLVELFMSNPGAGQVRRHAAVARLLRHQFMSQTPDELEKAVEHNTRLVTHGCYEPLPVPDVPALVFTGEYDTPCTPRMGRELAATIPAAWFTTVKEADHLVTVERRQESSDLVGRFCTGLPTDGLPYCAPAESPGAGLVCTTAGR